The sequence ATAGGACCGCAGCGACATCCGCCGGGAGTTCTGTCCGCGTCCACTCACCAGCTCGGCGAGACCTTGGAGTTCGTCGTGACGCGCCCGCATCGGAGCGAGCACGTCGGCGGCCGCCCAGAACTGACTGACGTAGTCGTCGAGATCCCGCAGACGTCGAACCGCCACCGCCCGACGGCTCGCAACCTGGTCACGCACGTGCCGCGCGGCGGCCAGACTCGCGGACAGGTCGTCGGTGTCGACTGCCTCGGCCGCCATCGCCGCACGCACGTCAGCGTCCGCGAGAGTCGCCTCAGCGGTGGCGCGAATTCGCGACGCCTGCTGCGTCATCGCCTCCCACTCGGCCAGCCGCCCCTCTGACGCCAGGGCCCCGGCCGCCTCCGACGGGTCGGCGAAACCCGCCGCCGCACACTTCTCGGCCAGCCGGTCGACGGCCTCCCCGCGACGCCGCCGGATGCGGACGAGTTCGTTGCGCGCGTCGCGCAGGCGGGCCGCCCGACGACACAACTCCGCCAACTCGGCGCGTCGTTGCGCCACACCGGTACGCCCACCGGTCGCCTCCGCGACATCGGCATCCAGCTCGTCGAGCGTCTGGCGCAGCGCGGCGAGACGCTCACGTCGACCTGCCTGCGCGGTCTCGGCAGCGCTCAGTTCGGCACGGATCTTCTCGACCTCGGCCTCGATGGCTTTCAGCGCCGCCTCGAGCTGCGGGACGCGTTCTGCGGACCGAACCGCGTCCTCGAGGTCCGCGGCGATGCGCGCCCGGTCGGCGTCGACCTCGTCGGCGGCGGTGTTCGCGATGGTGGCGTCGAGGTGTGTGCGTCGTTCGACGAGCGCAGCGCGATCCGACTCCGCCGCCGACCGGCTTTCCGCGGCGAGCTGGGCGGCCTCGACGGCTTCGGCTTCCTGCGCCTCCCCCACCGTGGTCGCCTCATCGCTCACGGCGGGTCGCGGATGTTCGATCGATCCACACACCGCGCACGGCTTCCCGTGCCCGAGCGCAGATGCGAGTTCGGCCGCCATCCCGCTCAGCCTGCGCTCCCGGACATCGAGCACGTGTTCACGCGCATTCGCGTGCCGTTCCCGCGCCTCGAGAAGCCGCTGTTCGGCATGCTCGATCTGCGGCGCGAGCGCGGCGCGCTGGGCGATGGCGTGGGCGATGGCGGCGATGCGGTCGCGTTCGGCGTGCAGGCGCGGCAGTTGCGCCCGAGCCGCGACGGCACGCGCCAGTTCTGCCGCCGCCTTCTCGCGCCGCTGTGGTCCCTGCGCGAGACGGGAGGTCATCTCGCCGATGCGACGCTCAGCCGCCGCGGTCTCGTCGTCGATGCGGTCGATGTCGGCGACCAGCGCCGGTCGCCGTGCGACGCGACCGGCCAACGGCTCCCATCGCCCGGACTCCGCGGTCCAGCGCTCGATCGCCGCATCGAGTGCACCCTCGACACTGCTACGACACAGGGCGGCGCCCTCGTCGAGTGCAGCCAGTTCGGCTTCGAGACGGGCGCATTCCGCCTCGGCACTTGCCAATCCGGCCGCCGCACGATCGCGGTCCTCGAACACCGATGCGATCGGTGCGGCACGACGACCGGCCTCGAGTGCCGCCGCGGCCGCGGTCAATTCCACTTCCCCGTCGGCAAGCTGGGCCAGTCGTGCAGCGGCCTCGTCACCCCGACGTCGGCACTCCACCAGCCGGGCCCCGCGATCGTGAGCGGCCTGCGCACGATCGAGTTCGGCTTGCGCACCGGTCAACTCGTCCTCACCCTGGGCCGCATCCGTGCGGGCCGCGTCCAGACAGTTCTGTGCCCACTCCATGTCGGGCTCGGAGACCTCGGTGCCACCGAGGGCGACGATCTGACCGGCGATACGGTCGACCGCCGACGTCTTCTCCGCCAATGCGGCAGCGCTCTGCCTGGCACGATCGCGCAGCCACTCTTCGAGATCCCCGAAACGCTCGGTGTCGAAGAGCCTCTCCAGCAGCCCTTCCCGATCCTCGGACGTCGCCCGCAAGAATCGTGCGAACTCCCCCTGGGGCAGCAGGACGACCTGGAAGAACTGGTCGGCGCTCATCCCGAGGAGTCGGCTGACCGCCTCACCGATCTCCGGCAGACGGGTCAGATCCGGGCCCGAGTCATCGAGCCACACCAACGTGGCCCGTGCGTTGACCTTGGTGGTGCCGGTACCGCGCTTCTTGGGCCGGTGGTGGTCGGGCGACCGGGTGATGCGCAGCAGGCGCCCGCCGATCGTCGCCTCCATCTCCACTTCCGGCACCTGGTCGGACGACGAATGGTCCGAGTGCAGGCGGCGGTTGGTGTCCCGGGCACCCGGCACCCGACCGAAGAGCGCGAAGGCCACGCCGTCGAGCACCGTCGTCTTGCCGGCGCCGGTCTGCCCGTGCAGCAGGAACAGACCGTCACCCGCGAGGGAGTCGAAGTCGACCACGACCTCGTCCGCGAACGGGCCGAATGCCCGCATCCGCAAGCGGTGCAGTCTCATGCCGACTCCGCCACATCCGCCTCGATCTCGAAGAGAGCCCACTCTCCGCCGGCCCCTCCATCGGATTCGGGTTCGCCGACCACCGCCCGGACCGCGCGGTCGACGAGGTCGCGCTCCCGCGTCGTGGGGGCATCACGCACATCGGTGACGAAGGCGGCGACGATATCGGCATCGGTGCGGCCATGTACCCGGGACCGGTAGTCGAGTCCGGCACCGAGATGCGGGCGCTCCCAACGCACATGCACCGCATGCGGAAAACGTTTCCGCAGCTGACGCATCGCGTCGACCGGGCGGACGGGATCTGTCAGGACCGCCTCCACGTAATGGTCCTCCATCTGGCGCAGCGACCCGTCGGTCAGCAACTCGGCGAGAGTGCCTGCCAGCGAGCTCAATCCGCGGATCCGCGGGAGCTCGCGGGCACGTACCTCCGCGACACCATGCGCGTCGAGTTCGATGATCCACACCGACTTGCGGTCGGACCGCTCACCGAACGAGTACGGCAGCAACGAGCCGCTGTAGCGGATCGTCTCGCCGAGTCGCTGAGGCGAGTGCAGATGCCCCAGAGCGACATAGTCCACTCCGGAGAAGTTCTCTGCACCAACGGTTTCCACTCCACCGACACTGATGGATCGTTCGGACCCGGACGCCAGCGCGCCCACCACGAAGGCATGTGCGGCCACCACCGATCGGGCGGATCTGGAGGCCAGATCCGCCCGCACCCGGTCCATCGCCGCACTCAGGACCTCCGCATGACTGCGGGCGTCGTCGACACCGAGGTGGCGTCGCGCCGTCTCCGGCTCGAGATACGGGATGCCATAGATCGCCACCTCCCCGAACTCGTCTCTCAGGGTGACCGGTTCGTCGATCGCCTCGATCGCGGTCCGCAGGTGCAGCCCACCCGCCGCGGCGAATGCCGACCCGGCCCCGAGCCTGGTCGGCGAATCGTGATTGCCGGAGGTGATGACGATCTGCGCACCCGCTGCGGCGATCTCGGCGAGCCCACGGTCGTAGACGCGGACCGCGTCCGCGGACGGTACCGAACGGTCGTACACGTCACCGGCGACCACCACGACATCGGCCGACTCCTCGGCGACGATCGCAGCAAGGTGTGACAGCGCAGCCATCTGGTCGTCGAGCAGCTCGACGCCGTGGAAGGTCCGACCCAGGTGCCAGTCGGAGGTGTGGATGATGCGCATGCGCATCACCCTACGAGCGCCTCCCGACAGACTGTGGGAGGCCATGCCGCCACCGATGGCACCCGACCCCGCCACGGTGGACGGGGTCGGTGCAGTCGGTCGTCGCGGAGGCGATCAGCTGATGGCGACCTGCCCGGTCGCGGCGTCCTCACCCGTTTGGTCCGCCGCCGGCGAAGGAGCACCCTGCGGGCTCTGATGCCTCGGCTTCACGAAGAACAGCGCGGCGACCACCCCCAACAGGAGCACTGCGGCAGGCAGATACAGCGACTGACCCATCGCGGTGGCGAAACCGCCACGCACCATCTCCGGCAGTTGGCCGCCTGCGCTGTGGTGCTCGGTGTCCACGCCGGGCAGTTGCGCCGCGAGCCGGGTCTGCATCAGCGCGCCCACCGCCGCACTGCCGAGCACCGACCCGATCATCCGGGTGGTGTTGTAGACACCGGCACCGGCGCCGGCCTGATGCCATGGCAGGTTGCGGGTCGCGGTGGCGGCCAACGGCGCCCAGATGCCCGCCGACGCGATACCCATCAGACACATCGGGATGATCAACTGCCACACCGGTGTCGCCGGCCGGGCGATCATGCCGAGCCAGCCGACGGCCACTGCGTTGAGCAGCAGCGATGTCGCGATGATCGCGCGGGGATGGACTCGGTCGAGGACTCTGCCCACGAACGGCGCCAGGACACCGGTGAGCAGTGCCATCGGGACCATCATGACCGCCGAGCGAGTGGGCGTCATACCACCGACGAGCTGCAGGAAGAACATCGTCGGGATCATCAGTCCGGATATCGCGAATCCCATCGAAGCGATACCGATGTTGGCCAAGGAGAAGTTGCGATCACGGAACAACGAGAGCGGCACCAGAGGCTCACCCCTGATCCGCGACTGCCAGTAGACGAAGAGTGCCATCACCGCGATGCCACCGACGATGAGCGTCCAGATCCACGCGTTCCAGTTGTACTTCTCACCGTCCTGGATGCCGAACACCAACGCGGACAAACCGACTGCCGACAAGACGACGCCGATCCAGTCGAACTGGTGGTCATGTGTCTCGACGTCGGGAACGAGCATGTACGCCAGGATCAGACCGATGATCCCGACCGGGATGTTGACGAAGAAGATCCACTCCCAGCCGAGGCTGTCGGTGAGGATGCCGCCGAGCAACGGGCCGACCAGCGTGGCCACGCCCGCCACCGTGCCCCAGACACCCATTGCGGCGCCACGCTTCTCGGGCGGGAAGATCCGCGTGATCAGTGCCATCGTCTGCGGCGTGATCAAGGCGGCACCGACGCCTTGGAGTGCGCGTGCGGCGATCAGTTCGCCGATCGAGCCGGACAGTCCGCACCAGACGCTCGCGACGGTGAAGACGAGCAGACCGATCTGGTACACGCGTTTGGGACCGAACTTGTCACCGAGACGTCCGGTGATGAGCAGCGGCACGGCGTAGGTCAGCAGGTAGGCGCTCGTCACCCAGACGATGCCGTTGACATCGGTGTCCAGCGCGGTCTGGATCTGCGGCTGGGCAACCGCCACGATGGTCATGTCGACCAGGATCATGAAGAATCCGACGCACAGCGCCAGCATCGCGGCCCAGGGTCGCGTGGTCACCTGCGCCGCGGGGGTCGGTGTGGAGGTCATTGGCCGTTCACTTTCTGATGGAGGGCACCTGCGATCACCGAGCTGCCCTGGTAGGGGGAGCCCGGGTCGTCGAGCCATTCGATGGTGGAATTGCGGAGTCGGTCGACGAGGTCATCGACCCAGTCGATCTGGGCGCGCAAGGTTGCGATGCGACAACCGATGTCGAGGAAGAACATCTCGGGTGTCCCCCGCTCCCGGACGGCGGCGGCACCGCTGTCCAACTCGGCGAGTTCGGCACGCATCGCCTCGAGCCTGGTGCTCAGGAGTTCGACGACCCGCGCGCGGGGTAGCCCATGTGCCTCGGCCAGTGCGAGGTAGAGCTCGGGGTACTCGACGGGTTGCCGGGCGACGATCTCCTCGAGGCTCTCGAACAAGGTGCGGCGGCCGAGCTCGGTGATCGAATAGACCGTTCGTTCGGGACGATTGCCCGCACGCTGGACATCGTGGACCGCGATGAGTCCCTGGGAGGCCAACCGGTCGACCGTGTGATACATCGTGCCCGGCCGGAACTTCGCCAGACGATCCTCTCGTCGTTCGACAGTCGTCTGGAACATCTCGTAGGGATGCATCGGCCGTTCCGCGACGAGGCCGAGCACCAGCACCGCCACTGGCGGCAGGGGTCCGCACGCCTTGGCTCCCACGACACCTCCCACATCATCGACCGCAAATATTCCAGCTGGAATATACCGCGCAGGGCATTGCGTGCCAAGCGTCGGCGGTCATCACTACTGTGGTCAGCATGAGCACTGACAGTGGCGAGCAGGAGCAGGGCGTCTACGTGACCACCGGCCAGGAGTTCGTGCGCGACACCAAGTACATCGAGACGCGCATCACGCGGGACGGCCGAGACGGCTATCCCGTCGAATCGGGGCGATATCGACTCGTCGCCGCCCGTGCATGTCCCTGGGCGAACCGGACCCTGATCGTTCGACGACTCCTGGGACTCGAGGACGCGATCTCGCTGGGACTGTGCGGCCCCACGCATGACGCCGACTCCTGGACCTTCGATCTCGATCCGGGCGGCGTCGACCCGGTGCTCGGCATACCGCGCCTGAAGGATGCCTACGAGAAGCGATTCCCCGGCTATCCGAAGGGGATCACCGTTCCTGCCGTCGTGGACACCCACACCGGCGAGGTGGTCACCAACGACTTCCCGCAGATCACCATCGATTTCGAGCTCGAGTGGACCGAGCACCACCGTGCGGGTGCGCCCGAGCTGTACCCCGAGCGGCTGCGCGACGAGATCGACGAGGTCAACCGCGGCGTTTACACAGAGGTCAACAACGGCGTGTACCGGTGCGGCTTCGCGGGCAACCAGGATGCCTACGACAAGGCCTACGCGCGCTTGTTCACCAAGCTCGACGAACTCTCCGACCGCCTCCGCAGCCGTCGATACCTGGTGGGCGACACCATCACCGAGGCCGACGTGCGCCTGTTCACCACGCTCGCCCGATTCGATCCCGTCTACCACGGCCACTTCAAGTGCAACCGCAGCAAACTGTCGGAGATGCCGGTGCTGTGGGCGTACGCACGCGATCTGTTCCAGACCCCGGGGTTCGGCGACACGACCGACTTCGCTCAGATCAAGAGGCATTATTACGTGGTCCATCGCGACATCAACCCGACCGGCGTCATCCCCGACGGGCCCGACCTCA is a genomic window of Gordonia sp. SID5947 containing:
- a CDS encoding SMC family ATPase — encoded protein: MRLHRLRMRAFGPFADEVVVDFDSLAGDGLFLLHGQTGAGKTTVLDGVAFALFGRVPGARDTNRRLHSDHSSSDQVPEVEMEATIGGRLLRITRSPDHHRPKKRGTGTTKVNARATLVWLDDSGPDLTRLPEIGEAVSRLLGMSADQFFQVVLLPQGEFARFLRATSEDREGLLERLFDTERFGDLEEWLRDRARQSAAALAEKTSAVDRIAGQIVALGGTEVSEPDMEWAQNCLDAARTDAAQGEDELTGAQAELDRAQAAHDRGARLVECRRRGDEAAARLAQLADGEVELTAAAAALEAGRRAAPIASVFEDRDRAAAGLASAEAECARLEAELAALDEGAALCRSSVEGALDAAIERWTAESGRWEPLAGRVARRPALVADIDRIDDETAAAERRIGEMTSRLAQGPQRREKAAAELARAVAARAQLPRLHAERDRIAAIAHAIAQRAALAPQIEHAEQRLLEARERHANAREHVLDVRERRLSGMAAELASALGHGKPCAVCGSIEHPRPAVSDEATTVGEAQEAEAVEAAQLAAESRSAAESDRAALVERRTHLDATIANTAADEVDADRARIAADLEDAVRSAERVPQLEAALKAIEAEVEKIRAELSAAETAQAGRRERLAALRQTLDELDADVAEATGGRTGVAQRRAELAELCRRAARLRDARNELVRIRRRRGEAVDRLAEKCAAAGFADPSEAAGALASEGRLAEWEAMTQQASRIRATAEATLADADVRAAMAAEAVDTDDLSASLAAARHVRDQVASRRAVAVRRLRDLDDYVSQFWAAADVLAPMRARHDELQGLAELVSGRGQNSRRMSLRSYVLAARLAEVLVAASVRLRQMSSGRYEFVHSDAVGPRGRRGGLGIEVRDEYTGVVRATTTLSGGETFFASLALALGLADVVAAESGGHVLDTIFIDEGFGALDPEALDLVMGVLDELRSGGRVVGVVSHVDELRARIPAQLHVVRGEGGSRLRMSGALGVS
- a CDS encoding exonuclease SbcCD subunit D, which gives rise to MRIIHTSDWHLGRTFHGVELLDDQMAALSHLAAIVAEESADVVVVAGDVYDRSVPSADAVRVYDRGLAEIAAAGAQIVITSGNHDSPTRLGAGSAFAAAGGLHLRTAIEAIDEPVTLRDEFGEVAIYGIPYLEPETARRHLGVDDARSHAEVLSAAMDRVRADLASRSARSVVAAHAFVVGALASGSERSISVGGVETVGAENFSGVDYVALGHLHSPQRLGETIRYSGSLLPYSFGERSDRKSVWIIELDAHGVAEVRARELPRIRGLSSLAGTLAELLTDGSLRQMEDHYVEAVLTDPVRPVDAMRQLRKRFPHAVHVRWERPHLGAGLDYRSRVHGRTDADIVAAFVTDVRDAPTTRERDLVDRAVRAVVGEPESDGGAGGEWALFEIEADVAESA
- a CDS encoding MFS transporter produces the protein MTSTPTPAAQVTTRPWAAMLALCVGFFMILVDMTIVAVAQPQIQTALDTDVNGIVWVTSAYLLTYAVPLLITGRLGDKFGPKRVYQIGLLVFTVASVWCGLSGSIGELIAARALQGVGAALITPQTMALITRIFPPEKRGAAMGVWGTVAGVATLVGPLLGGILTDSLGWEWIFFVNIPVGIIGLILAYMLVPDVETHDHQFDWIGVVLSAVGLSALVFGIQDGEKYNWNAWIWTLIVGGIAVMALFVYWQSRIRGEPLVPLSLFRDRNFSLANIGIASMGFAISGLMIPTMFFLQLVGGMTPTRSAVMMVPMALLTGVLAPFVGRVLDRVHPRAIIATSLLLNAVAVGWLGMIARPATPVWQLIIPMCLMGIASAGIWAPLAATATRNLPWHQAGAGAGVYNTTRMIGSVLGSAAVGALMQTRLAAQLPGVDTEHHSAGGQLPEMVRGGFATAMGQSLYLPAAVLLLGVVAALFFVKPRHQSPQGAPSPAADQTGEDAATGQVAIS
- a CDS encoding PadR family transcriptional regulator; protein product: MGAKACGPLPPVAVLVLGLVAERPMHPYEMFQTTVERREDRLAKFRPGTMYHTVDRLASQGLIAVHDVQRAGNRPERTVYSITELGRRTLFESLEEIVARQPVEYPELYLALAEAHGLPRARVVELLSTRLEAMRAELAELDSGAAAVRERGTPEMFFLDIGCRIATLRAQIDWVDDLVDRLRNSTIEWLDDPGSPYQGSSVIAGALHQKVNGQ
- a CDS encoding glutathione S-transferase C-terminal domain-containing protein; this translates as MSTDSGEQEQGVYVTTGQEFVRDTKYIETRITRDGRDGYPVESGRYRLVAARACPWANRTLIVRRLLGLEDAISLGLCGPTHDADSWTFDLDPGGVDPVLGIPRLKDAYEKRFPGYPKGITVPAVVDTHTGEVVTNDFPQITIDFELEWTEHHRAGAPELYPERLRDEIDEVNRGVYTEVNNGVYRCGFAGNQDAYDKAYARLFTKLDELSDRLRSRRYLVGDTITEADVRLFTTLARFDPVYHGHFKCNRSKLSEMPVLWAYARDLFQTPGFGDTTDFAQIKRHYYVVHRDINPTGVIPDGPDLSSWLTPHHRDELGGRPFGDGTPPGPPEPAEVVSPEGRVPADG